A region of the Plasmodium vinckei vinckei genome assembly, chromosome: PVVCY_11 genome:
aaaattatttttgaaataatttataatttaactAATATAGTTTCTTAATTTAAAGATACTCTTTAATTAAGTTACCAATAAGAAAATGtaagcatatattttatgtaaatttttaataacattaattattaaatgtaAAGTTAGTAAAATACTATTTTATACTTTTGgcatacaaaatatacattatatacataatttatatatttatacttaGAAAAATAGTactatacatatatattattataattaaagaaGTATTATGCATTCCCGAAGCaactataaaaatacaatctCTAAGGAGGTGTGTAGTATCCATTAGTTTGTTCTTATAAACTTGCTAagttattattgttattgtATATTGTATACCTTTTAAATGTAGTCAATTGactaatatattataaataattagagtttttatgtaaaaaataaaaacattaaaataatgtaaaatgGATACTAAAATATCAACGATACTCCTGAAGCAGTATCTCcagatatattattaaatccATTTTTAACAAAACCACAAAATACATTACATACACCTATTGATACATTAAATCCCGAATTCAACAAAAACCCTTTAGATGCAGAAAATAAATCTTTAGatacaaaaaagaaatCTGAAGataccaaaaaaaattctcaATATCCCAATCCATTAGTAAATACGATGCTTATTGAAGAATTTCCAAACTCCCCTGAGACAAATCCAATATCTGTTATTGGAGATGACCCAGGTCCTAGTGTACAAACTGCAATTGATTCTGCTTATGATGCTCAACCATCAACTAGTACtcaaaattatgatatacCAACAAGTGACGATTCACAAAATCGAGGAGCAATGGGTGAAGGAGTTGATGAAATGCTTAAGGATGAAGgctttgttaattttttaaatacattaGGTTTATTAGCCAAATTACAAGATGAAAATGCGAAAGCAGAAAAACTAAATCCTGTCAATAATGAAGAGGGCCATGCAGTACAAGTACAACCCAAAAATACTCCTAACTTATTTCTTCCACAATATGATATTAGCCCACATGGTGGATGGATATCccctttatataaatttcaaTTCTTTCTTACCTATGTCAATGAAGTTGGAAGAATATTTCGCGGAAGAATGCTAATAACATTATTTGGTGCTATTGTCGCcctttctttattatatgctGTTCAATACACcgatttattttctataaaggtaacaataaataaaataatttaaaatttataatacttaagtatacttatatatatatgcatttatatatacatattttgattttctttatttttttattaggataaatttaaaaaaaaaaaaaaaaagaaaaaaaaaggaaaaaaagagaaaaaagaaaaaaaaaaaaaaaaagaaagaaaagaaGACGACGAAAGACAAAGGCTAAAAGAAATcaaagaaaatgaagaaaaacaaaGGATAAAAGaagtaaaagaaaatgaagaaggACAAAGCATAGAAGACagaaaagaaagaaaaaaaaaaaaagaaaacgaCGAAAGACAAAGgataaaagaaagaaaaggAAATGAAGAAAGACACGGCACAAGAGATagaaaagaaagaaaagaaCACGAAGAAAGACACGGCACAAGAGATagaaaagaaagaaaagaaCACGAAGAAAGACACAGTACAAGAGATagaaaagaaagaaaagaaCATGAAGAAAGACACAGTACAAGAGATagaaaagaaagaaaagaaCATGAAGAAAGACACAGCACAAGAGATagaaaagaaagaaaagaCCACGAAGAAAGACACAGCACAAGAGATagaaaagaaagaaaagaGCATAACAAACAAACAGAACCAACAGAAGCAACCAAAAAAACGGATTTAACAGGAGAAACCAAGAAAACGGAACCACCAGAATCAACCAATAAAACAGAACAAACAGGGGAAGCCAAGAAATCGGATCTAACAGGAGAAACCAAGAAAACGGAACCAGCAGAATCAACCAATAAAACAGAACAAACAGGGGAAACCAAGAAAACAGATTTAACAGGAGAAGCCAAGAAAACAGATTTAACAGGAGAAGCCAAGAAAACAGATTTAACAGGAGAAGCCAAGAAAACAGATTTAACAGGAGAAGCCAAGAAAACAGATTTAACAGAAGCACCCAAGAAAACGGAACCAACAGGAGAAATACTGAACCCGGAACCAACATCGAAATTCGCGCCAAAATACCAAATTTACAAATAGAAccgaaaataaattaaaaaaaaataacgaggatataaaattataaaatgttatttAATGTAAAGTTAGATATAATCCCTTTTAAATCATAATAAAACGATGCATATctaatatacaaattataaaaattgtctATGCTTCAAACATAACGATAACCATTGTGGTTATCTAATCACAATTTAATTCAAACACCAACTCAAAATATCTGTctttaattatttgtagAATAAATAGTTTAATGCTTTTTATTACGCATAAAGTAATTTTCTACAATCgaataataaacaatatattgtttacgtatatttatttcccattttttaattaaaaaacttcataaattattttaaaaaatatcctAAAAGCATGATCATACCTAATAATGTATGCTTatgatacattttttaaatggatgtattatgattattttatttctcaCATTCTTGTCATTTTAAccattataataatataattattatcgATTCtacattaattttatattttttaaaagctTTAAATAATGCTTAAAGTTTACTAAATTGTTATCAAATGATCCAAggggaaaatatattacccTTTGTCAGTGTAACCTTTAAATATCTAAAATAGTCTTCaactaaaaatatggatataaaataaaggaaataaaaattatatccaattaaatttacatatttcCCCATGTTTAACAAGTCATGTGCATATTtgaaacaaattataaatgttagatatgttataatttattattaaaagtgtttataagatatatttcacgattttatataaatatttttctaataaattaaatagcatattatcaataaaaaaatataataataataaagcccaaagcaaaaaaaaatatatataactactacataaaaaacaaaaactaataactaatatttattgataaaaaacTTATAATTATCAAGTAGTAAATATCTTAGAACTTACATAATTGTTACCAGCTAGATTAGAATATTCATTGGCGTAACAACTTATAGTATTATCATACATATCAAGAAAAGTTTCTTTTAAGAAGTTTAATTCGGTTTCTATGTAATCAACATGTAATCTTACAAAATTTGGAAAGGTTTTTCTTAGGAAAAgactttttaaatatctTATACCTTTTAATGattctattttatatgattttttttctactgCACTGTTAAAATTGTTCAAAAAATGTGTGTATATTTTCgtcattttttctttaatagCTGAAAAAAATCCTTGAACGAAAAAATCGGGGGTGTCATAATAGGTCTTTCCATTTACATTACAATGCATAGGTCCCTCCATCATTGCGTGAGTCTTATATAAAGGAAATAATTTACTACGTTTTCTAAACCATAAGCGTATTTTACTATCAATATCTTCTCGAACATGTAGTATGGGATTATTGAGATTTGCATTGTAATAATGACTTTTCAAACTGAATATAGCTAATAATTGATAATCACGGATAGCAAACTTTGAAACATCCACGGATGGGTCGTCAATACTTTCAACCATTTTAACAGCGCTTAAAGTTTTCATAGGATCAGCTGTAAACATTGCAGGATGTTCCATACTCACTTTCTTTATCAAACTTTTTAAGATACCAAGATTTCCTTCTGCTTTTCTAGCAAGTTCAGAACTCATAATTATACTATCTAAGTATTTATGAAGTGATATTGTGTTTGCTACCTCCAATAAATCCGTGCAATAATGTTTTATAGtagaatatttttcttcataaAAATTCTTTGCTCCGTTTTTTGTTACGATTTTAATTTGACTAGCAAGCATATGAatcatgtatatattaaatccTCTTATAAAGCATGCTTGATCTTCTTGATTTATaagatttatatttaatctctgcatatattttacagcAAGTTCAACGTCACGATattgattaaaaaaaaaatgaatccAAGTACCTAATTTCTCTTCGCTATCATCATGAGCTTTAACCAAATGAaacaatgaaaaattttCGAATTTAATACTTGTAAGAGGCTCTGAACACTTATCTCCATATGCAACATGgcagaaaaaaaaggaaatgaataaatatataatatgttttgGATTCATTTTGTCTTCacttttgttttatataaaaatatgtgcggggcaaataaaacaaatatatataataataataactaATGTTTTCAAGAAATCGTGTCTTCACTTTGTAAAATTTCACAaactaaatattttttaatattatgaacatacaaaattatatcttctatatatcttttattaaaattcaaataaaattttaaaaaattactaattaataatgagcagattaaaatataattataatgtttttttaaagaataaattaaaaattattttttatatagagACTTTTTCTATCATATACACatgtataataatgaatatacaTCATGTGTTACTATTTAACATTATAACTCTTAAACAtcgattttatatttaaaattttataaataattgtaaaattataaaaataaatctgtctatttcaaaaattatatattttttatatctttgcactatgtatgcataaatgtacttaattaataaacaaCTGATTTATTCTTGCACAGCATATTTGGGTTAAATCTAATGCATTGATCAATGCATatcacaatttttttttgattatgtattttttttgcctttttcaaaaataacattaaaacaaatattttcataagaTAAATTCGTATTTCCATCATTCTGCAAATATGGTGCTGTTGTAAAACTTAAAACTATAcacataattaaaaaattatgtgcAAATAATTCACTATATTTTGCATCTTGTTATTTTGGAAACTATacatgtaaaataaaaacatatagtATGAAGTGTGTaccataaatattaaataattatatatattttttttaatatgccattgataaaatttaaCAAGGAACTCTAAAATTTTTGATAAGGCATTTCCCATcgtaaatataataatttataagtTAAAGCACCCCAGTATttcttataataaatagtaacacattttaaaaattatggcattttcataaatttaGAAACATGTATAAGAAAATCGTTTTCatctatataataatgccATTCGTCAtactaaatatttttctttttaattatataaaatatatatttcttttagtTATCATGattgtaaaattttattatgaaaaGAAATTACATATAAGCTACAATGcaccaaataaaataatttcaaaacattctaaaaatgaaattatatttattatatatcgCTTGTttgaattaattattttcatatagtCTCTATTAATTGAacttgaaaaaataaaaaatggtgCACCCAAAAATTACGGCGGGATTTTAATTTCCTATGCTTATTCcattactttttattactatgaaaaataaataaaattaataggAGATAACAATAATGTGTGTGGCATAAACTCGTCGTTTTAGTATATCATTTTGTCtatttacttttattgcaatttttccattcatgaaaaattttaatcaTAATAAAGAACCAGCGTTAAAACATGAGGATATTGGCATTTAAcgtttcattttttttttcaagaCAATCTtaagtatataaaattaacaagCTTAAAAAAATCCTATTGtaataagaatatatatttttgtaatgcctaataaataatctatctctctatatatttacatgcATACAATGAATAAACACTCTTATGagatcaatttttttattagtttcgttccatatatttttacttttttctaatatttttttataacatttatattttttctgcATTTAAAAGGTTGTCATTATTCTAATAATGAATTCtcaaaagtatatatttctcGAAATTTTCTGTCCATAAGAAAATGCTCGATTTTATTTAACACGCAATTCGAGGAAGCAGCTTTTAAATCACagcatttataaatatatttcaacatatttttgttgGCATCCTGTGAATTTTCAAggattatttcttttattattttttttgcggTTTCGAACTTGTTTTCTAGAACCAATGTAAATGCTACAAGtgtgtttatataattacatttgggatttattttttgagcTTTTAAAAAACTATTCAATGCGTCTACATttctctttatttttaaaaatattatacctTGCATTATGAATAgctcaattttattataaatgtttTCTTCTGCATGCTTTAAACAAAGTAATGCGCTTTCATATTTTCCattgtaattatatattgaaGCTAAATATAAGCATATCAGTCCATCGGTATTGTTTAGTTTTAGACATAAgcttaaatgaaaattacaCAATTCAAAGCTTCGTtcttcaaataatataatacttaataataaatgcgCTTTAAAGTTACATGGATTTATTTTAAGACATTTTGCCAAAGCTAAAGCTGACTTTTGGGTTTCCCCTAAATATTTAGTTTCACAAgaataaagaatatatgagtattcataatatatatttaattgtaTTGCTTTTCGAAAAAAACTCGCGGCAATTtctttcttattttttaaagaaaaataatttcctATAACACAAAGAAAATGTTCATTTAGTTCTTTCTTTGGATATTctgttaaaatatattctattttttcgATATCCTTTTTGTGCCAATAACatgttgataaaaatggtaaATGCTTTGTAAAATAGCAGTCTATATCTTGAATAACTTCGAAAAAAACTATagatttttcataattccgaagcaaaaaatagcataaaccttttatataaaaaatgcatatactAAAAACTGGTTCATTTTCCCATTCTTCTAATATCATTAAACaccttttaaaattatttatataaaaatgaaaataaaactttCCTATTACTGCTAAATCGTTGATACCAATTttagaaataatattatttactttacaaatattttcGTTTACATGATCTTTAAAACTATTTGTCCATTCTAAGAAATACCtatttatgttttcttcttcaatcaatgataatatagaatcaccattttttatatttataacatttatttgttttaaatcAATAAGTTCTATAATACTACTGTCaaaattttctttcatATCCTCTTCGCCATCCTTATTATGATTTAATGATcgatttttccattttttatatatgtctatttcaaaattataaaattttgaaactttttttacctcttctatatacatattattacaataaAACTTCCCATGCAATATTAATAACTTTCGAAGTgaacatattaaaaatgggcatgatttaaaacataaataataacaataaaatgatatatctattaataatttttttcttctttcaTCAAACCATTCTTCCTTTAACTccttttcatatattttaccgAGTAAATAATATCCTATACTATACCCCGGCATACATTTTACATTATAAAagttattttcataaacttttatatctttttgttcataatatttatacctatcatcataattattatttatattagaATTGCAACTATATTTTAGAAAATCATCATCTAGGATCATTAAAACTATGTCTTTtctcttttctttttttagctTATAACACGAGTAAACATAtccatatttaattatattatcacaATTACTTTCATTACATTTGGCCtttgtatatttgtataactCATTTAAATCACCATAGTTTAAATAAGGCTCATTAATAAATACgttatttattatcttatgtttttttttataaaaataattatctaAAAGATCTTGATATAATTTCttttgaaattttaaattatattttttcgatAAATGAACAGCAATTGTTAAGAAGTTTAAGTAATCAGACATGCTgctattctttttttccatttttcaaatcgaaaaataaaacaaaatgacaAAATAAACGACGTAAGAAAAGCGAGAAAAAagagtaaaaaaaataatggcaAAGGATGAAATTTCTCTATTGAcaccaaataaatataatataacgaaaattaaattaacaaatattGCCTTTTCATCAAAATGattctataaaaaatattaaaaaggtaTACTCCTGATACATATAGTTTATTTTAAGTTTTCTTATGTAGACTTTCCCCTATTATAtgcgaaaaaaaattaacagaTACATCATCAATATTAGCAATTCAGATATTTcacatcatttttttaaagcatCAGTTATATGAAGAATCTTATTAATttagaattatataatattatccaagtttttaaaacaatacaattattactttaaaaaaacgaCAATCATTAATAcgcaaattatatatgtctaCATATATATCACGTAGAGAGAAagattatacatattttaaggTAGACGCTATTCATTtgcttaaaatatttagttTCTATAAAGCAggtgataaatatatcttaaataatatacacaggaatatatttacaaaataatcaaaatcCTTTAAGAGGGAGAGCAAGCACACATGTgtgtaatattaatatgaatggatatataatttttttttattgagcttgatataaaaagtgACATTTGTAACAATGCCTTAACTCTTTTTTAGAAACACTCttacaaatattaaattaaaaatgggaaaaaataaaaaaatgctgtaagtaaaataaaaaagaaatattccCACTCTTAGTTAAGACACGCACCATTCATTCAGATTTTACACtggttattttttttattgtgttttgaaaaaaaatgataggCTCATAAACACActtatttcatatttacatttttgtatttattcaaatttatttgttatataaagaatatattaatgaaatattaaaataaacataatcgtgtaattatatacacatattatatattgcactgatttcctttttatgaatccccataattttattattatcattatacttatatttttttttttattatgatttttagtatatcttttaatatagatatttattttaatcaTTATATCATAAGAGATAAAGTAATATATAAGGAGAATAATTGAAGATATTaacttatataataaaattaagatattataaataagcatgatacatatacaaaatgatcaaaaaatatatataaatataaacaaaaataatatcacatttttattactattttattttcacaaGTATAACTTAAAATTAGTTTGTTCCtgttttttatgtattcagtttttcattatttctAAGATAGACATTGCTatgaaattataatatttatttatatatttttacatttttgttttcaccttatcaaataatataactatatatattttttttaaatatttttatcatcatatatatttacatttatgaatattcatttatattttgagcGAGCTTATGGCACAAAATTTTCCTTGTTTGCCCGTATATATTagttttgtatatattttttattttatttcgttTTCGTATTAAAACAccaatttgaaaatatcaAGTATTTCGAGTTACACATTTACTGTTCTGCAATTCCAGTAACATTgttcctttttttaatgtttaaatatgcacattacacatatgtatatataatatatacaatggAATTCAATTTTTGACATATTATCAAAGCAAATtgattataaatatgaacaaataattggcttatttatattttctttaaaaaataaaaacactTAATTTTACAGCCAACTTTGTATGCCcctttaatttattttttattttattttttatatttcttttaatcatttcattatttgacGTATTTATGATAAGTCCATATTGATTTCCTTGTATTTCCTCTTTTATCGTAATCCTATCCTCCCCAtattaatatcatttttattttttattcttattcCACTCACcttgtttttattaattttttgttaatttttcgTTTGTTTTGCATTAACTGATCTTTCATTCATCTTCTTTTCCTTTTCGtcttcttttctttttgtatttttttaataagaaaaatgcCACACGTTTATTTGCCACAAATTTTATGGCATAGCaaagataataaaagaagCGACCGAATTTATTCAGTAGACATACAACCATACccaaattattatagtgtaaaaaaactacataaaaaatatgaacgaTTTAAAACGTTTCTAaaagataaagaaaataaatatgaaataaatcattttgATCAAAATATCGAAGATAACGAGCATAACACAATATCTCCTTCcgatgataataaaaatgggtcattaaaaatagataAGTCCATAAATtctgtaaataaaaataacagtAATCATaccataaataatatttatcaaaatagTAATGTAAACAAAAACAATCATTTATCAAACGACATTTCAAATGGAgataatgataatgaaaattgtTCTCAAAGTAAATATTCGTTTAATAATGGTACCCCCAAAATTTTCATAGATAAGGATACACAcacaaaaagaaaaaaagctATCAAGCTTAATATAGCTACTTGTGGGGCCGATGAATTTGTGCACATATGGAGGGTATATATCAATGATAATTTAACAGTTAGATGCTTAAGTAGATTTATAGGACATAATGGTGAAATTAATTGTGTTCGtttcaataaaaatggtagGTATTTAGCTAGTGGTGGTGaagataaatttttatatatatgggaAAAAAGCAAAAAGCCAAAAAGTATACCATTGGGATATGATGCAAGTTTTCTTGATTATAAAGAATGGTGGAATATTGTTGGATCCTTTAGATGTAGTGGGGTTATAAATAGCATTACATGGTCTGATAATGATACACTATATATAGGTAatgaagataataatattaatataattgaaTTTGTTAAAAATTCATCATGTAAAGTTAAAGTTTTAGAAGGACATACAGGAATTATTCAAGGCATATCATTAGACATCAACAGTGAAATTTTAGCATCTCTTAGTGCTGATCAAACTCttaaaatatggaaaaaaaaagttgatGGGAAATCCTGGAAACTTGAAAACtccataaaaaatattaaaaccGATCAACtcgaaaaaaaatccacatcatatatttcctataatgaatatgaatataatgaaaagaatactgaaaaaaatgattataataattcatataaaaaagaagaaaagcAAAGTCTtgaaaattcaaataatcATTCAAATACGACCcaaaatgatgataaagAAAGAAGAGATCAGTTtttattagaaaaaaataaaatagaagaatatgatgaaaataaaaaaatgctttttaaaaaaaaagacgaACATGCAGAAGAGGATCACGAAGAAGAAGAGgaggaaaaaaaactaaaaagatgtttattttcaagTGAAGAAATGTTACCATCATTTTTTCGGCGTATAGATTTTTCACCGAGTGGCGATTATCTAATAGCCCCTAGTGGAATTCAATTTGAAcaagttgaaaaaaataacaaaaatgatgataatacaaaaacaaattatcaaataaaagCTTATAGCtgcttttatatatatcataaaaatttatttattaaatataatattcctttttttactGTTTTCTCTCAAACTAGCCATTTTCTAGTAgcaaaatttaattataatacatataaattaagaacacaagaaaatatatttaaaaaatgctaTAAACATTTATTGGAAAATTGTTTAGAAACAGAAAATGAATCAAATCAACCTAGTAAGAAAAGAAGATCATTTGAAGAATCTTCACTTTTTgttgaattaaaaaatcacAATCACCTAttgaaattaaattatgaaaaaacactattatttaatgataAGGAGGtgcaaaataatgaatgcGACAATATAAGTAGCACTATTTCAGATATCAATGACCAGTCTGATTACACTAATGAATCAGTGAAAGATTACCCATCTGATTATCCTTTATCTAATAATGCAGATAACTCAGGAGAACCCAAAACAATGAAAAGTGAGTTTGAAGATGCAGAAATGG
Encoded here:
- a CDS encoding anaphase-promoting complex subunit, putative, with amino-acid sequence MEKKNSSMSDYLNFLTIAVHLSKKYNLKFQKKLYQDLLDNYFYKKKHKIINNVFINEPYLNYGDLNELYKYTKAKCNESNCDNIIKYGYVYSCYKLKKEKRKDIVLMILDDDFLKYSCNSNINNNYDDRYKYYEQKDIKVYENNFYNVKCMPGYSIGYYLLGKIYEKELKEEWFDERRKKLLIDISFYCYYLCFKSCPFLICSLRKLLILHGKFYCNNMYIEEVKKVSKFYNFEIDIYKKWKNRSLNHNKDGEEDMKENFDSSIIELIDLKQINVINIKNGDSILSLIEEENINRYFLEWTNSFKDHVNENICKVNNIISKIGINDLAVIGKFYFHFYINNFKRCLMILEEWENEPVFSICIFYIKGLCYFLLRNYEKSIVFFEVIQDIDCYFTKHLPFLSTCYWHKKDIEKIEYILTEYPKKELNEHFLCVIGNYFSLKNKKEIAASFFRKAIQLNIYYEYSYILYSCETKYLGETQKSALALAKCLKINPCNFKAHLLLSIILFEERSFELCNFHLSLCLKLNNTDGLICLYLASIYNYNGKYESALLCLKHAEENIYNKIELFIMQGIIFLKIKRNVDALNSFLKAQKINPKCNYINTLVAFTLVLENKFETAKKIIKEIILENSQDANKNMLKYIYKCCDLKAASSNCVLNKIEHFLMDRKFREIYTFENSLLE
- a CDS encoding rhoptry-associated protein 2/3, putative; the encoded protein is MNPKHIIYLFISFFFCHVAYGDKCSEPLTSIKFENFSLFHLVKAHDDSEEKLGTWIHFFFNQYRDVELAVKYMQRLNINLINQEDQACFIRGFNIYMIHMLASQIKIVTKNGAKNFYEEKYSTIKHYCTDLLEVANTISLHKYLDSIIMSSELARKAEGNLGILKSLIKKVSMEHPAMFTADPMKTLSAVKMVESIDDPSVDVSKFAIRDYQLLAIFSLKSHYYNANLNNPILHVREDIDSKIRLWFRKRSKLFPLYKTHAMMEGPMHCNVNGKTYYDTPDFFVQGFFSAIKEKMTKIYTHFLNNFNSAVEKKSYKIESLKGIRYLKSLFLRKTFPNFVRLHVDYIETELNFLKETFLDMYDNTISCYANEYSNLAGNNYVSSKIFTT
- a CDS encoding chromosome assembly factor 1, putative, giving the protein MPHVYLPQILWHSKDNKRSDRIYSVDIQPYPNYYSVKKLHKKYERFKTFLKDKENKYEINHFDQNIEDNEHNTISPSDDNKNGSLKIDKSINSVNKNNSNHTINNIYQNSNVNKNNHLSNDISNGDNDNENCSQSKYSFNNGTPKIFIDKDTHTKRKKAIKLNIATCGADEFVHIWRVYINDNLTVRCLSRFIGHNGEINCVRFNKNGRYLASGGEDKFLYIWEKSKKPKSIPLGYDASFLDYKEWWNIVGSFRCSGVINSITWSDNDTLYIGNEDNNINIIEFVKNSSCKVKVLEGHTGIIQGISLDINSEILASLSADQTLKIWKKKVDGKSWKLENSIKNIKTDQLEKKSTSYISYNEYEYNEKNTEKNDYNNSYKKEEKQSLENSNNHSNTTQNDDKERRDQFLLEKNKIEEYDENKKMLFKKKDEHAEEDHEEEEEEKKLKRCLFSSEEMLPSFFRRIDFSPSGDYLIAPSGIQFEQVEKNNKNDDNTKTNYQIKAYSCFYIYHKNLFIKYNIPFFTVFSQTSHFLVAKFNYNTYKLRTQENIFKKCYKHLLENCLETENESNQPSKKRRSFEESSLFVELKNHNHLLKLNYEKTLLFNDKEVQNNECDNISSTISDINDQSDYTNESVKDYPSDYPLSNNADNSGEPKTMKSEFEDAEMEEDEEEKDVENDNTKDEAKEEETKKTEQKDQSPNNDHNKSNNIDTINEDKQNDLDTLCENKDKKEERYIYALGTFDGSVYFYDSEILDMPFSIVKNIHLCPITDISWNNLGNICACSSSDGYVSFYYFDKKELGNVKSYKNYYFGKKCNDLAFDENYFENIYYDEVNFLNKDELNDYTSSEDESDGEISQSNKDEPKVRRINLIVGNAANYILAQNGKK
- a CDS encoding skeleton-binding protein 1, putative; translated protein: MLIEEFPNSPETNPISVIGDDPGPSVQTAIDSAYDAQPSTSTQNYDIPTSDDSQNRGAMGEGVDEMLKDEGFVNFLNTLGLLAKLQDENAKAEKLNPVNNEEGHAVQVQPKNTPNLFLPQYDISPHGGWISPLYKFQFFLTYVNEVGRIFRGRMLITLFGAIVALSLLYAVQYTDLFSIKDKFKKKKKKKKKGKKEKKEKKKKKERKEDDERQRLKEIKENEEKQRIKEVKENEEGQSIEDRKERKKKKENDERQRIKERKGNEERHGTRDRKERKEHEERHGTRDRKERKEHEERHSTRDRKERKEHEERHSTRDRKERKEHEERHSTRDRKERKDHEERHSTRDRKERKEHNKQTEPTEATKKTDLTGETKKTEPPESTNKTEQTGEAKKSDLTGETKKTEPAESTNKTEQTGETKKTDLTGEAKKTDLTGEAKKTDLTGEAKKTDLTGEAKKTDLTEAPKKTEPTGEILNPEPTSKFAPKYQIYK